TCGCTAAAGAAAACAACGTTAATTTAAATCAATTTACAATTTATGATGAGTTAATTTTTGATAATAAGGTACAAATGTACACCACTCAATTACACTATAACTTCCAACAAGAAAAATTTGGTATGGTTGACATTTTACTTGCATTTGCCAAAGGGTTTATTAAAAAAGCCCGTCCAACAGAGGATGTTGAGCAATACTTTAAAACTAAAACTGAGCGTAAATTTAATGAATTCTTCTCGGATTATACCTATTCATTTGCTGAGGTTATTAACCGTGATAACTTGCAAATCACTTACTCACCATCAACAACTCAATTTGCTAACTTACCATCATTTATAAGAGGTATTAACGAAGCGAATACAGGTTTAGAGTATGTTATTGATGGCCAACCAACAGCAAAATGAAATGATGCTTTAATTAGATTCACGGGCGAATCAAGAAAAACTGTACGAAATACAATTATTGACCTTGAACAGCGTTATGATGCGGAAAGAAAATTACGCGCTGACAAGTTAGGTACTGAATTTATTCCATCAAACTTTGTTTCAAGAGAAGGTTTCAGTGATGACCACAACAAGAGTTCAAACTACTTCGGTCAATTCAAATCAATTAACAATGGTTGATTTAAAGATCGCTGATATAGAGATATGTTGAACTTTAGATTATATGATGATAACGGCGAACCAATTTATGATGATACAATCAGAATTAAAGATCTTGAAGGAAATGCAGTAACAAATCGTCCACAAGCGTACTGACAATACTACATTCAATCACAAGGTGTCGGTAAACGTAACTTGTCAAATATTTGAAGAAATACTGATAAAGATGCAGTTGCTTTATTTGGTTATCTAAATAATGAGGATGCTAAAAAAGCAAATTACCTTGTGTTTGAAGATGTTGAAACTGGCGAAATTAAAACGCTAAAATTGAATAAAGAAAATTCAAGCAATATGTTCTATTACAAAACACAGCACATTGAAAATGAAACTAAACCTGAGTCAAGACACTGATTAAAAGATGAAAAATATGATTATACTGATATTAATGGTCGTCATAAAGGTCAAGGTTTTACTGCTTGAGTATCTGATTATGCAATTATGTCGAACTACGCAAATAGACTATTGACATCAGAACGTGAGTACAAAATATACTTCGCACAAAATCCAGATGGTAAGAAAACATTAGACATTGACTTAGGAGCGTTCCAAAGTGTGTCGGAAAATGGTAAAACATTTTCTCAAGCGCCGGTTGTTGTATATAAAAAAGATATAGATGGCAAAAAAGTAGCGATTATAAGAGTTGGCAAACAATTTAACGGAACTAAATAAAAGGAGAAAATATGAAATTAAAAGCAAAAATACTACTTAATCTTTCATTTGCAAGCACTCTTGCCCCTTTTCTTGTTGTTTCGTGTGCAAATAATAGAAAAAATTATGATTTAGGTTTGTCTACTGATCCTATTAACTCACTAAATTACATTAAATATCCGTCTGTTAATAAAATTTTGCCAACCCTTGTTGAACCACCTTTAAAAGCTGGACCCAATGAGACAATCAAACGTATTTCAAATATTCCGCAAATTAGCCTTGGTACATATCAAACTGATGGCGAAGGAACGCTTGATTCTTATTTAGAAAGCAATTCAAACCCTGAAAACTCTGGAACCTTTTACCGTTTAGATGATTTTGGTTCAGCTCCGGGAAACATAAACACTGATCAAACTGAATACCACGCTTTAAACTCAGTTATCACCCCAACTAATAAATTCCTTTCGACAAACGTTTTATTGAACGAAGGGCAAAGTAAATGGAGCAACGGGGATCCAGTCACTGCTGACGATTATATTGACGCAATGCACTATATTTTCGATTTATCGACTGGTTCGCAAAAAGTAACAACGATGTTACAAAGAAAATTTAAATCTTCTTCAGAAATGATTGAGGTTCAGCAACGTTATATTCAAAAACACAATGTTGCTTACGCAAATCCCTTTGCCTACCCACCGTTGAAGAAAGTTAACGGAAAATGAGAATATGATGTCTTCAACCCAACATATCAACCCTGGGCCTCGCAAGTACCAGGCGATGATGCGGAGGTTGAAGCAATCAAAAAGACTGCTCTAAATTTAGGTTTTTATTCAGGAAGAATGTATTGAAACCTTGACAATAAGACAGTCTTAAGTTCAATTCCATATTCACCAGATTTTGATTTCGAGGCAGAAGAAACTATTTTAATGCTGCCTAATCCCGAATATTCAACAACTAAACACACTGAAACTGAATTGCAAACTATACCTCAGCGTATTGCGACTAGGGTACGTAAATATCCATATTTTGATCCTAAACAAACTCCATCGGACGCATTCAAAGAACTTGTGCGTGAGTCAAGGGAACTAAAACATAAATTAGGATCAATTTCATACGACGAAACAGATCCTAAACCATATAATGAAGCTGTTAATAAATTGTATGTAAACTTATTAGCGGCCGGGCAAAACACAGTTGATAATGATGAAGTATTAAGATTGCAACCGAAAAAATTTATGCGTAATCGTGTCTTAGCACTTGATGAATACACGCTTCGTATTGCCTATGATGATTATCAACCTACGAATATTCACGGCACATATTCGGATGTTAACTCAATTTTAACGCCAATTAACCGTCGTTTTGTTGAGTCGATTGGGGGCATAAACGAGTTTGGACTTAAAAAAGAAAACTTTTTAACAAATGGTGCCTTCACTATTGAAGATTTAGTTCTAGGACCACAAGGATTTATTCTTCTGAAGAAAAACAATCAATATTATTCAGCTTCTAAAACTATTTCAAATTACATTAAGCTATATTTCTCTAATGATCCAAATATTAATTCTGCAATGTTTGAAGATGGATATATTTCAGCTACTAAAATACCACCGGTTTTACAGTGGAAATACTGAACAAATACTAAAAATCGTCCTTTTATGAATAAATCTAACGGATATGGAACTATTGCATTTGCTTTCAACCTTGATAAAGAAACCAACGGAAACTCAATAGTAAATGACAACAATTTACGAAGTGCAATTTATTACGCAATTAATAGAAATGAATTGTTAAACATTGTTGGTTGGTCAAGCTCATTCCCTGTTATTACTTGAACAGCGTTTGGTCAAGCTGCATCAAGTTTTGGGGATGCTGTTGAAGCTGGATTTGAACACGACTTTATGTTCGCAAAATATGGTCAATTTACAACAAAGGACTTAAATAACAAACCTTTTGTATTCATGTCTGAAAAAGATAAACAAAATGCTCAAAAATACAAATGAGGAACCCCAGTCCCTGTTCAAAACTACACACACTTAGATCACATTGCTAAGTCTATGAAATTTGAAACTGTTGATCGTACTGATAAAGGATTCCACCTTGATGTTGCCCAGGGTTTTATGGATGCATTTAAAAAAGAACATCCTGAGTTAAAAAATGTTACTTTAAGAATGATTACTAACTCAACAGACGAACAAAAAAACGCTGGTATAGCTCTGAAAGATTTTATGCGTAAAGCATTTGGCGACTATATTAATATTGAAATTAAAAACTTACCTGAAAACGTGTATGAAGATTGAAGAACCACTGGTCAATATGACTTAATTTACAGAAACTTTGATGCC
The Mycoplasmopsis californica genome window above contains:
- a CDS encoding ABC transporter substrate-binding protein; its protein translation is MKLKAKILLNLSFASTLAPFLVVSCANNRKNYDLGLSTDPINSLNYIKYPSVNKILPTLVEPPLKAGPNETIKRISNIPQISLGTYQTDGEGTLDSYLESNSNPENSGTFYRLDDFGSAPGNINTDQTEYHALNSVITPTNKFLSTNVLLNEGQSKWSNGDPVTADDYIDAMHYIFDLSTGSQKVTTMLQRKFKSSSEMIEVQQRYIQKHNVAYANPFAYPPLKKVNGKWEYDVFNPTYQPWASQVPGDDAEVEAIKKTALNLGFYSGRMYWNLDNKTVLSSIPYSPDFDFEAEETILMLPNPEYSTTKHTETELQTIPQRIATRVRKYPYFDPKQTPSDAFKELVRESRELKHKLGSISYDETDPKPYNEAVNKLYVNLLAAGQNTVDNDEVLRLQPKKFMRNRVLALDEYTLRIAYDDYQPTNIHGTYSDVNSILTPINRRFVESIGGINEFGLKKENFLTNGAFTIEDLVLGPQGFILLKKNNQYYSASKTISNYIKLYFSNDPNINSAMFEDGYISATKIPPVLQWKYWTNTKNRPFMNKSNGYGTIAFAFNLDKETNGNSIVNDNNLRSAIYYAINRNELLNIVGWSSSFPVITWTAFGQAASSFGDAVEAGFEHDFMFAKYGQFTTKDLNNKPFVFMSEKDKQNAQKYKWGTPVPVQNYTHLDHIAKSMKFETVDRTDKGFHLDVAQGFMDAFKKEHPELKNVTLRMITNSTDEQKNAGIALKDFMRKAFGDYINIEIKNLPENVYEDWRTTGQYDLIYRNFDAFGSDIYSYIRVFLKPDGIDTKSQKTTGFRNNPSGSWTYHKYFSGLGYSRDENNKLVIAKKEDQDKIEELKARLRIASNPNGPKVWEKIVDLSLMHNDEDINDYTKRHMKFLTSQFTPEEKAEGWTEVNAFAVIAGFEKIVRETAPVIPLMEVDTYWEISRVNGASSLFTYALQYAYDVLNPPRPGLPTIIK